A genomic segment from Neisseria perflava encodes:
- a CDS encoding aldose epimerase — protein sequence MPEIILRNQSATMQVNTMGGYIDSLILKGREVLFPKTSVHVGDDTKLRGGMHVCLPQFGPDSKNHLAQHGFGRTSDWEIRHQNESDIGLKLISTEKGYEHVEWLLDYSLPNENEAIAILTVCNYGESPVRTSPGFHPYFTAAGTQFDFNGAPYDADYISHTEFVSSDQDAHVAFNGLKLDIRTHNLPVYALWSDRNGQYTCAEPTAEGNAFLSPAKGGQFVSGHSKKRYAMKIKLMA from the coding sequence ATGCCTGAAATCATACTACGCAACCAATCAGCCACTATGCAAGTCAATACAATGGGCGGATATATTGACTCCCTGATTCTAAAAGGACGGGAAGTCTTGTTTCCGAAAACCAGCGTCCACGTGGGCGATGATACAAAATTACGCGGCGGCATGCACGTCTGCTTACCCCAATTCGGACCGGACAGCAAAAATCATCTAGCTCAACATGGTTTCGGCAGAACTTCAGACTGGGAAATCCGCCATCAAAATGAATCGGATATCGGCTTGAAATTAATCAGCACAGAAAAAGGCTATGAACACGTCGAATGGTTGCTTGATTACAGTCTGCCTAACGAAAATGAAGCCATCGCCATCCTAACTGTCTGCAATTACGGCGAATCGCCCGTCCGCACGTCTCCGGGATTCCACCCCTACTTTACCGCCGCAGGTACACAATTTGATTTCAACGGCGCGCCATACGATGCCGACTATATCTCCCATACCGAATTTGTTTCCTCCGACCAGGATGCACACGTTGCATTTAACGGCTTGAAACTGGATATCCGCACCCACAATCTGCCTGTGTATGCCCTCTGGAGCGATAGAAACGGCCAATATACTTGTGCAGAACCAACCGCAGAAGGCAATGCGTTTTTATCCCCTGCAAAAGGCGGACAGTTTGTTTCAGGGCACAGCAAAAAACGTTACGCCATGAAAATCAAACTGATGGCTTAA
- the dnaX gene encoding DNA polymerase III subunit gamma/tau: MAYQVLARKWRPKTFADLVGQEHVVKALRNALDEGRLHHAYLLTGTRGVGKTTIARILAKSLNCENAVHGEPCGQCESCTQIDSGRYVDLLEIDAASNTGIDNIREVLENAQYAPTAGKYKVYIIDEVHMLSKSAFNAMLKTLEEPPEHVKFILATTDPHKVPITVLSRCLQFVLRNMTTQQVAEHLAHVLDRENVPYQPQALQLLGRAAAGSMRDALSLLDQAIAMGSGKVAEQDVRQMIGAVDKQYLFELLEGIINQNGEALLEKAQEMSARAIGFDSALAELAMLLQRLALIQTIPSALANDDPERETLLRLSQALSGEQVQLYYQCAIHGKQDLPLAPDEYAGFVMTLLRILAFAPLAASGCDTQSQIEHTDLHSDHQKAEAEKKPFQLPKSEPIAAPVVEKEAVPTKQDIVERPSEETIQSAQQQTDVPPWEDMPSQVSAEPPQIQAAQKQEAAEPLPVAKVQTAPELEEYPHMDEEIPPPYFDEAYTYEDSHHADVMEVPQPVVSEEEEGDEEELQFAPLPEFKTENWHSIIERFARKLGAAQMLAQNAAWTSYDAEAGLIMLSLTDEAKATANKERLDKICQTLSEAYHLGNLRLQTEPWQDDKGWETPVMRRKRIQEEGRQQAQDLLEADTTAQKILQTFEAQWLPDSLELAGHS; the protein is encoded by the coding sequence ATGGCTTATCAAGTTCTTGCACGAAAATGGCGTCCGAAAACCTTTGCCGATTTGGTCGGTCAGGAACACGTCGTCAAAGCCCTGCGCAACGCGCTGGACGAAGGCCGTCTGCACCATGCCTATCTGCTGACAGGGACGCGCGGTGTGGGCAAGACCACGATTGCCAGGATTTTGGCCAAGAGCTTGAACTGCGAAAATGCCGTGCATGGCGAGCCGTGCGGTCAGTGTGAAAGCTGTACGCAAATCGACAGCGGCCGTTATGTGGACTTATTGGAAATCGACGCGGCATCGAATACCGGCATCGATAATATCCGCGAAGTATTGGAAAATGCGCAATACGCACCGACTGCGGGTAAATACAAAGTCTATATCATCGACGAAGTGCATATGCTTTCCAAAAGCGCGTTCAATGCCATGCTGAAGACTTTGGAAGAACCGCCTGAACACGTTAAATTCATTTTGGCGACCACCGATCCGCATAAAGTCCCCATTACCGTATTGAGCCGCTGTTTGCAGTTTGTTTTGCGCAACATGACAACCCAACAGGTTGCCGAGCATTTGGCACATGTCTTGGACCGTGAAAACGTTCCTTATCAGCCGCAGGCTTTGCAGCTTTTGGGACGTGCCGCCGCCGGTTCGATGCGCGATGCGTTGAGCCTTTTGGATCAGGCGATTGCCATGGGTTCGGGTAAAGTTGCCGAACAAGATGTCCGCCAGATGATCGGAGCGGTCGATAAACAATATTTGTTTGAATTGCTTGAAGGAATCATCAATCAAAACGGTGAGGCCTTGCTGGAAAAGGCTCAGGAAATGTCCGCCAGAGCGATTGGTTTTGACAGCGCCTTGGCAGAATTGGCTATGTTGTTGCAACGTTTGGCTTTGATTCAAACCATTCCTTCTGCCTTGGCAAATGACGACCCTGAGCGTGAAACTTTGCTGCGATTAAGTCAGGCTTTGAGTGGCGAGCAGGTTCAGCTTTATTATCAATGTGCTATTCATGGTAAACAGGATTTGCCGCTGGCTCCGGACGAGTATGCCGGTTTTGTCATGACGCTTTTGCGCATACTTGCATTTGCGCCGTTGGCTGCTTCGGGTTGCGATACGCAAAGTCAGATTGAACACACGGATTTGCATTCCGACCATCAGAAAGCTGAGGCCGAAAAAAAGCCTTTTCAGCTGCCGAAATCTGAACCGATAGCAGCACCGGTGGTTGAGAAAGAGGCTGTTCCGACCAAACAGGATATCGTTGAAAGGCCGTCTGAAGAAACTATTCAGTCTGCTCAACAACAGACGGATGTACCGCCTTGGGAAGACATGCCGAGCCAAGTATCGGCTGAGCCGCCTCAAATTCAAGCGGCGCAGAAGCAAGAAGCTGCGGAGCCATTGCCTGTTGCAAAAGTTCAGACGGCCCCTGAGCTGGAAGAATATCCGCACATGGATGAGGAAATTCCGCCTCCGTATTTTGATGAAGCATATACATATGAAGATTCGCATCATGCTGATGTGATGGAAGTACCACAGCCGGTTGTGTCTGAAGAAGAGGAGGGAGATGAAGAAGAGCTTCAGTTCGCTCCTTTGCCTGAGTTTAAAACTGAGAATTGGCACAGCATTATCGAACGCTTTGCCCGTAAATTAGGCGCGGCGCAGATGTTAGCGCAAAATGCGGCATGGACGAGTTATGATGCGGAAGCAGGTTTAATCATGCTGTCGTTGACGGATGAGGCCAAAGCTACTGCCAATAAAGAGCGCTTGGACAAAATCTGCCAGACGTTGAGCGAGGCTTACCATCTTGGCAATTTAAGGCTGCAAACTGAGCCTTGGCAGGATGATAAAGGCTGGGAAACGCCGGTGATGCGCCGCAAACGTATTCAAGAAGAAGGGCGGCAGCAGGCGCAAGATTTGCTGGAAGCGGATACAACGGCGCAGAAAATCTTGCAAACCTTTGAAGCGCAATGGCTGCCGGATTCTTTAGAGTTGGCAGGACATTCTTAA
- a CDS encoding YbaB/EbfC family nucleoid-associated protein, translating into MFGKAGLGGLMKQAQQMQENMKKAQAKLAETEVEGEAGNGLVKVVMTCSHVVRKLEISPDLIQEAADDKEMLEDLVLAAINAASEKAEETTNKTMGAFTQGLPAGMGDFFR; encoded by the coding sequence ATGTTCGGAAAAGCCGGATTAGGCGGCCTGATGAAACAGGCTCAACAAATGCAGGAAAACATGAAAAAGGCACAAGCCAAGCTGGCTGAAACCGAAGTTGAAGGTGAAGCAGGCAATGGTTTGGTGAAAGTTGTGATGACGTGTTCGCATGTTGTCCGCAAACTTGAAATCAGCCCTGATTTGATTCAAGAAGCCGCTGACGACAAAGAAATGCTGGAAGATTTGGTATTGGCCGCCATTAATGCCGCTTCTGAAAAAGCCGAAGAAACCACCAACAAAACCATGGGTGCATTCACCCAAGGCCTGCCTGCCGGTATGGGCGATTTCTTCCGTTGA
- the dapF gene encoding diaminopimelate epimerase, with the protein MKTLKFTKMHGLGNDFMVVNAINQDFDPLAAPLAQWADRYRGVGFDQFLVVEKPSSDAVDFRYRIFNADGREVEQCGNGARCFARFVADKGLTDKTEILVETTKGIIVPKLLDNGLVTVNMGKPRFMPSEIPFVPAHGENEDALTHIVLVGLESVPVSCVNMGNPHAVILVDNVETAPVEHWGGAIESHEQFPERVNVGFLQVEDELSVRLRVFERGVGETQACGTGACAAVVAGVRNGLLKAGAPVRVTLPGGELFISWEEGGDVQMTGPAETVFEGELQYS; encoded by the coding sequence ATGAAAACTTTAAAATTTACGAAGATGCACGGTTTGGGCAATGATTTTATGGTGGTCAATGCCATCAATCAGGACTTTGATCCGTTGGCTGCGCCGCTTGCCCAATGGGCAGACCGCTATCGCGGCGTGGGTTTTGATCAGTTTTTGGTAGTGGAGAAGCCTTCTTCTGATGCGGTCGATTTTCGGTACCGCATTTTCAATGCTGATGGTCGGGAAGTAGAGCAGTGCGGCAATGGCGCGCGTTGTTTTGCGCGTTTTGTCGCGGATAAGGGGTTGACGGATAAAACGGAAATTTTGGTTGAAACGACCAAAGGGATTATTGTGCCGAAGCTGTTGGATAACGGTTTGGTTACCGTCAATATGGGTAAACCGCGTTTCATGCCGTCTGAAATTCCGTTTGTGCCTGCACATGGTGAAAATGAAGATGCGCTGACGCATATTGTCTTGGTCGGTTTGGAATCTGTACCGGTAAGCTGTGTGAATATGGGTAATCCGCATGCGGTAATTTTGGTTGATAATGTTGAAACCGCACCGGTGGAGCATTGGGGCGGCGCTATTGAATCGCACGAGCAGTTTCCTGAACGGGTCAATGTCGGCTTTTTGCAGGTTGAAGATGAGTTGTCAGTCCGCCTGCGCGTGTTTGAACGCGGGGTGGGGGAAACTCAGGCTTGCGGCACTGGAGCGTGTGCGGCCGTGGTGGCAGGCGTGCGCAATGGCTTGCTGAAAGCGGGTGCGCCTGTGCGTGTTACTCTGCCTGGGGGCGAACTGTTTATCAGTTGGGAAGAAGGCGGCGATGTGCAAATGACCGGCCCTGCTGAAACCGTTTTTGAAGGCGAGTTGCAGTATTCATGA
- the cysK gene encoding cysteine synthase A → MKIANNITELIGNTPLVKLNRLTEGLKAQIAVKLEFFNPGSSVKDRIAEAMIEAAEQAGKINKDTVIVEATSGNTGIGLAMVCAARGYKLAITMPESMSKERKMLLRAFGAELILTPAAEGMAGAIAKAQSLVDEHPGTYFMPRQFDNEANPEVHRKTTAEEIWRDTDGKVDIFVAGVGTGGTITGVGEVLKKYKPEVQIVAVEPEASPVLSGGEKGPHPIQGLGAGFIPSVLNTTVYDSIVKVPNEAAFETARAMAEKEGILVGISSGAAVWSALQLAKKPENEGKLIVVLLPSYGERYLSTPLFADLA, encoded by the coding sequence ATGAAAATTGCAAATAATATTACCGAGCTGATCGGCAACACACCTCTGGTGAAACTGAACCGCCTGACCGAAGGTTTAAAAGCGCAAATCGCCGTTAAACTTGAATTCTTTAATCCAGGCAGCAGCGTGAAAGACCGTATTGCCGAAGCCATGATTGAAGCGGCCGAGCAAGCCGGTAAAATCAATAAAGATACCGTTATCGTCGAGGCAACCAGTGGCAATACCGGTATCGGTTTGGCCATGGTGTGCGCGGCCCGCGGTTATAAATTGGCCATCACCATGCCTGAAAGCATGAGTAAAGAACGCAAAATGCTGCTGCGTGCGTTTGGTGCAGAATTGATTTTGACTCCTGCTGCCGAAGGCATGGCAGGCGCTATTGCCAAAGCCCAATCTTTAGTGGACGAACATCCGGGCACTTATTTCATGCCGCGCCAATTTGATAACGAGGCCAATCCTGAAGTTCACCGCAAAACCACTGCCGAAGAGATTTGGCGCGATACAGACGGTAAAGTAGATATTTTCGTGGCCGGTGTGGGTACTGGCGGCACGATTACCGGCGTGGGCGAAGTGTTGAAAAAATACAAACCCGAAGTTCAAATCGTGGCTGTCGAGCCTGAAGCTTCTCCGGTATTGAGTGGTGGCGAAAAAGGCCCACATCCGATTCAAGGTTTGGGCGCAGGCTTTATCCCCAGCGTTTTGAATACGACTGTTTACGACAGCATTGTCAAAGTACCTAACGAAGCAGCGTTTGAAACTGCACGCGCTATGGCTGAAAAAGAAGGCATTTTGGTAGGTATTTCTTCAGGTGCCGCGGTATGGAGCGCATTGCAACTGGCCAAAAAACCTGAAAACGAAGGCAAGCTGATTGTTGTCTTGTTGCCATCGTATGGCGAACGCTATCTTTCTACGCCTCTGTTTGCCGATTTGGCATAA
- a CDS encoding membrane lipoprotein lipid attachment site-containing protein, with product MKKYILPILAVAALAGCESIYVPTLKEVPVRPTNVKKPKADSQVSATGYHLAPSHWADVSKIHDEARRLSTQVSQGSLTKVQAAQYLNRFRIQQVGRNSVDDSMYEVYLRSAVDSQRGEITTEQSKQYIQGALRGWQQRWKNMDTKPSNPAFTNFLMEVMGMQPLK from the coding sequence ATGAAAAAATACATTCTTCCTATCCTTGCTGTAGCGGCACTTGCCGGTTGTGAATCGATTTATGTTCCGACTTTGAAAGAAGTGCCAGTTCGACCAACCAACGTCAAAAAGCCTAAGGCTGATTCACAAGTTTCAGCTACCGGTTATCATTTGGCTCCTTCGCATTGGGCAGATGTTTCCAAGATTCATGATGAAGCACGTCGCTTGAGTACCCAAGTGAGCCAAGGTAGTCTGACCAAAGTTCAGGCTGCACAATATTTGAACCGCTTCCGTATCCAACAAGTGGGACGCAACTCTGTCGATGACAGTATGTACGAAGTTTATCTGCGTTCTGCCGTTGACAGCCAACGTGGTGAAATTACTACCGAGCAATCCAAACAGTACATCCAAGGTGCTTTGCGCGGTTGGCAACAGCGTTGGAAAAACATGGATACCAAGCCAAGCAATCCTGCGTTTACCAATTTCCTGATGGAAGTTATGGGTATGCAGCCTTTGAAATAA
- a CDS encoding YkvA family protein, whose translation MTHSPHQNTPDPEDYIPSFRRRNLDTSGFMKKLGRFAGRLGKPVVRQLYVLYYLWESEHTPKRAKMIIVGALVYFLSPIDSIPDLLIPFGFSDDIAVIALVYSQMKNYLTEDIQEKARQAADKLFGS comes from the coding sequence ATGACACACTCCCCTCATCAAAACACACCCGATCCGGAAGACTACATCCCCTCCTTCCGCCGTCGAAACTTGGACACATCCGGTTTTATGAAAAAACTCGGACGCTTTGCCGGCCGCCTGGGCAAACCTGTCGTCCGACAGCTTTATGTACTTTATTACCTTTGGGAATCCGAACACACGCCCAAACGGGCTAAAATGATTATTGTCGGCGCACTGGTTTATTTCCTCAGCCCTATCGACAGCATTCCCGACCTTCTGATTCCATTTGGCTTCAGCGATGACATTGCCGTCATTGCGCTGGTTTATTCTCAGATGAAAAACTATCTGACCGAAGATATTCAAGAAAAAGCCCGTCAAGCGGCTGACAAGTTGTTTGGTTCTTAA
- the sdhC gene encoding succinate dehydrogenase, cytochrome b556 subunit, protein MSAKSRPVFLEIPNIRLPIPGIVSILHRISGVGLFVMLPVLLYFFSGTLDREASFEAYRSAISNPFVKLILIGLLWAYLHHFFAGIRFLFLDVHKGLELNTARTTAKVVFASALILTVVLGALLW, encoded by the coding sequence ATGTCCGCCAAATCACGCCCGGTATTTTTGGAAATTCCGAATATCCGATTGCCCATACCGGGGATTGTATCTATTCTTCACCGTATCAGCGGCGTCGGCTTATTTGTGATGCTGCCTGTTCTCTTGTATTTCTTCTCTGGAACGCTGGATCGCGAAGCGTCGTTTGAAGCATATCGTTCTGCTATTTCCAATCCGTTTGTGAAGCTGATCCTTATCGGTCTGTTGTGGGCATATCTGCACCACTTTTTTGCCGGTATCCGCTTTCTGTTTTTGGATGTGCATAAAGGCCTGGAATTAAATACTGCCCGTACTACTGCTAAAGTTGTATTTGCTTCTGCTTTGATTCTGACCGTCGTTTTGGGAGCTTTGTTATGGTAG
- the sdhD gene encoding succinate dehydrogenase, hydrophobic membrane anchor protein: MVERKLTGAHYGLRDWAMQRATAVIMLVYTVVLLVVLFTLPKEYSAWQAFFDQTWVKVFTQVSFLAVFLHAWVGIRDLWMDYIKPFGVRLFLQVATIVWLVGCLVYSVKVIWG, from the coding sequence ATGGTAGAACGTAAATTGACAGGTGCGCATTACGGTTTGCGCGATTGGGCAATGCAACGTGCAACTGCGGTCATCATGCTGGTGTACACCGTGGTTCTTTTGGTTGTTTTGTTTACGTTGCCTAAAGAATATTCGGCATGGCAGGCATTTTTTGATCAAACTTGGGTGAAGGTGTTTACCCAAGTGAGCTTCTTGGCCGTATTCCTGCATGCATGGGTAGGTATCCGTGATTTGTGGATGGACTACATTAAGCCTTTCGGCGTGCGTTTGTTTTTACAAGTTGCCACCATCGTTTGGTTGGTAGGCTGCTTGGTGTATTCAGTTAAAGTAATTTGGGGGTAA
- the sdhA gene encoding succinate dehydrogenase flavoprotein subunit, giving the protein MGFPVRKFDAVIVGGGGAGLRAALQLSKSGLNCAVLSKVFPTRSHTVAAQGGISASLGNVQEDRWDWHMYDTVKGSDWLGDQDAIEFMCRAAPEAVIELEHMGMPFDRVESGKIYQRPFGGHTAEHGKRAVERACAVADRTGHAMLHTLYQQNVRANTQFFVEWTAQDLIRDENGDVVGVTAMEMETGEVYIFHAKAVMFATGGGGRIYASSTNAYMNTGDGLGICARAGIPLEDMEFWQFHPTGVAGAGVLITEGVRGEGGILLNADGERFMERYAPTVKDLASRDVVSRAMAMEIYEGRGCGKNKDHVLLKIDHIGAEKIMEKLPGIREISIQFAGIDPIKDPIPVVPTTHYMMGGIPTNYHGEVVVPQGEDYEVPVKGLYAAGECACASVHGANRLGTNSLLDLVVFGKAAGDSMIKFIKEQSDWKPLPANAGELTRQRIERLDNQTGGENVDALRRELQRSVQLHAGVFRTDEILSKGVREIMEIAERVKRTEIKDKSKVWNTARIEALELDNLIEVAKATLVSAEARKESRGAHASDDHPERDDENWMKHTLYHSDTNTLSYKPVHTKPLSVEYIKPAKRVY; this is encoded by the coding sequence ATGGGTTTTCCTGTTCGCAAGTTTGATGCCGTGATTGTTGGCGGTGGTGGTGCAGGTTTACGCGCAGCCCTCCAATTGTCTAAATCCGGCCTGAATTGTGCTGTTTTGTCTAAAGTCTTCCCAACCCGTTCTCATACTGTAGCGGCTCAAGGTGGTATTTCTGCTTCATTGGGTAATGTGCAGGAAGACCGTTGGGATTGGCATATGTACGATACCGTAAAAGGTTCCGACTGGTTGGGCGACCAAGATGCGATTGAGTTTATGTGTCGCGCAGCGCCTGAAGCTGTAATTGAGTTGGAACACATGGGTATGCCTTTTGACCGTGTGGAAAGTGGCAAAATCTACCAACGTCCTTTCGGTGGTCATACTGCAGAACACGGTAAACGCGCGGTAGAACGTGCATGTGCTGTTGCTGACCGTACCGGTCATGCGATGTTGCATACTTTGTACCAACAAAACGTCCGTGCCAATACACAATTCTTTGTGGAATGGACAGCGCAAGATTTGATTCGTGATGAAAACGGCGACGTAGTCGGTGTAACCGCCATGGAAATGGAAACCGGCGAAGTTTATATTTTCCACGCTAAAGCTGTGATGTTTGCTACCGGTGGTGGCGGTCGTATTTATGCTTCTTCTACCAATGCTTATATGAATACCGGTGACGGTTTGGGTATTTGTGCCCGTGCAGGTATTCCGTTGGAAGACATGGAATTCTGGCAATTCCACCCGACTGGTGTAGCCGGTGCCGGTGTATTGATTACTGAGGGTGTGCGTGGTGAGGGCGGTATTCTGTTGAATGCCGACGGCGAACGCTTTATGGAACGTTACGCACCAACCGTAAAAGACTTGGCTTCCCGTGACGTGGTTTCCCGTGCGATGGCGATGGAAATTTACGAAGGTCGCGGCTGTGGTAAAAACAAAGACCATGTATTGCTGAAAATCGACCATATCGGTGCAGAAAAAATTATGGAAAAACTGCCGGGCATCCGCGAGATTTCCATTCAGTTTGCCGGTATTGACCCGATTAAAGACCCGATTCCTGTTGTGCCGACTACCCACTATATGATGGGCGGTATTCCGACTAACTACCATGGCGAAGTTGTTGTTCCGCAAGGTGAAGATTATGAAGTGCCTGTAAAAGGTCTGTATGCGGCAGGTGAGTGCGCATGTGCTTCCGTACACGGTGCGAACCGCTTGGGTACCAACTCCCTGTTGGACTTGGTGGTATTCGGTAAAGCTGCCGGCGACAGCATGATTAAATTCATCAAAGAGCAAAGCGACTGGAAACCTCTGCCTGCTAATGCCGGTGAATTGACCCGCCAACGTATCGAGCGTTTGGATAATCAAACTGGCGGCGAAAACGTTGATGCATTGCGTCGCGAACTGCAACGCTCCGTACAACTGCACGCCGGTGTGTTCCGTACCGATGAGATTCTGAGCAAAGGCGTTCGAGAAATCATGGAGATTGCCGAGCGCGTGAAACGTACTGAAATCAAAGACAAGAGCAAAGTGTGGAATACCGCGCGTATCGAAGCTTTGGAATTGGATAATTTGATTGAAGTAGCGAAAGCGACTTTGGTGTCCGCCGAAGCGCGTAAAGAATCGCGTGGCGCACACGCTTCAGACGACCATCCTGAGCGCGATGACGAAAACTGGATGAAACATACCCTGTATCATTCAGATACCAATACTTTGTCTTACAAACCGGTACATACCAAGCCTTTGAGCGTGGAATACATCAAACCGGCCAAACGCGTTTATTGA
- a CDS encoding succinate dehydrogenase iron-sulfur subunit produces the protein MEKMSFEIYRYNPDVDAKPYMQRYELELEPTDVKLLDALVRLKAQDDTLSFRRSCREGICGSDGMNINGKNGLACLTDLRGLKQPVKIRPLPGLPVIRDLIVDMTQFFKQYHSIKPYVVNDNPIDADKERLQTQEERKELDGLYECILCACCSTACPSFWWNPDKFVGPSGLLNAYRFIADSRDTITNERLDNLNDPYRLFRCHTIMNCVDVCPKHLNPTRAIGKIKEIMLKRAV, from the coding sequence ATGGAAAAAATGAGTTTTGAAATTTACCGTTATAACCCGGACGTTGATGCCAAACCTTATATGCAACGTTACGAGTTGGAATTGGAACCAACGGACGTTAAACTTTTGGACGCTTTGGTGCGTCTGAAAGCACAAGACGATACATTGTCTTTCCGCCGTTCTTGCCGCGAAGGTATTTGCGGTTCTGACGGTATGAACATCAACGGCAAAAACGGCTTGGCATGTCTGACCGATCTGCGTGGTTTGAAACAGCCGGTTAAAATCCGCCCTCTGCCAGGTCTGCCTGTTATCCGCGACCTGATTGTGGATATGACCCAATTCTTCAAACAATATCACTCCATCAAACCTTACGTTGTCAACGATAACCCTATCGATGCGGACAAAGAGCGTCTGCAAACTCAGGAAGAGCGTAAAGAGTTGGACGGTTTGTACGAATGTATTTTGTGTGCTTGCTGCTCGACTGCCTGCCCGTCATTCTGGTGGAACCCTGATAAATTCGTTGGTCCGTCTGGTTTGCTGAATGCTTACCGTTTCATTGCGGATAGCCGTGATACCATTACTAACGAGCGTTTGGATAATCTGAACGACCCATACCGTTTGTTCCGTTGCCACACCATTATGAACTGCGTAGACGTATGTCCTAAACACTTGAATCCGACCCGAGCCATCGGTAAGATTAAAGAGATTATGTTGAAACGAGCCGTTTAA
- a CDS encoding succinate dehydrogenase assembly factor 2 — protein sequence MMVFDDIAKRKIRFQTRRGLLELDLIFGRFMEKEFEHLSDQELSEFSEILEFQDQELLALINGHSATDKKHLIPMLEKIRQA from the coding sequence ATGATGGTTTTTGACGATATTGCCAAACGGAAAATCCGTTTTCAAACCCGCCGGGGATTATTGGAATTAGATTTAATCTTCGGCAGGTTCATGGAAAAAGAATTCGAGCACCTGAGTGATCAGGAGTTGTCCGAATTTTCCGAAATCCTCGAATTTCAAGACCAAGAGTTGCTTGCCTTGATTAACGGACATTCGGCGACGGACAAGAAACACCTGATTCCCATGCTTGAAAAAATCAGACAGGCATGA
- the gltA gene encoding citrate synthase, producing MSKSVKLTTPNQETLELPVLEASIGHDVVDIRALTKNTGLFSFDPGFVSTASCESKITYIDGDEGLLYYRGYPIEQLAEKSDYLEVCYLLIYGELPTPEQKKEFDATVGRHTMLHEQLTWFFRGFRRDAHPMAMMVGVVGALSAFYQDSLDIANPEHRKIAIYRLISKIPTIAAMCYRYSNGLPFNYPKNNLSYAENFLHMMFATPCEEYKPNPVLARALDRIFILHADHEQNASTSTVRLAGSSGANPFACIAAGIACLWGASHGGANEAVLKMLDEIGDVSNVAAYMEGVKQRKYRLMGFGHRVYRNMDPRANIMRETCYEVLKELGLEDSPKFKLAMELEQIALKDPFFVERKLYPNVDFYSGIVLSALGIPTEMFTVIFALSRSVGWISHWHEMISDPTLKIGRPRQLYTGAERRDYVPVDKR from the coding sequence ATGTCTAAATCAGTCAAGCTCACCACCCCAAATCAAGAGACCTTGGAACTGCCAGTATTGGAAGCAAGTATCGGCCATGATGTGGTTGATATTCGTGCTTTGACAAAAAATACAGGTCTGTTTTCCTTCGACCCCGGATTCGTGTCAACTGCAAGTTGCGAATCCAAAATCACTTATATTGATGGCGATGAAGGTCTGTTGTATTACCGTGGTTATCCTATCGAGCAGTTGGCCGAAAAATCCGATTACTTGGAAGTTTGCTACCTGTTGATTTACGGCGAACTGCCTACCCCTGAACAGAAAAAAGAATTTGATGCCACAGTCGGTCGCCATACTATGCTGCATGAGCAGCTGACTTGGTTCTTCCGCGGTTTCCGTCGCGATGCGCATCCGATGGCGATGATGGTTGGCGTGGTTGGCGCTTTGTCTGCTTTCTATCAAGACAGCTTGGATATTGCCAATCCTGAACACCGCAAAATTGCGATTTACCGCTTAATCTCCAAAATCCCGACAATTGCAGCAATGTGTTACCGTTATTCCAACGGTCTGCCGTTCAATTATCCAAAAAATAACCTTTCCTATGCTGAAAACTTCTTGCACATGATGTTTGCGACACCATGTGAAGAATACAAACCTAATCCAGTATTGGCTCGCGCGCTCGACCGTATCTTTATTTTGCATGCCGACCATGAGCAAAACGCCTCTACTTCGACTGTACGTTTGGCCGGTTCTTCAGGCGCGAACCCATTTGCCTGTATCGCTGCCGGTATCGCCTGTCTGTGGGGTGCTTCACACGGCGGTGCAAACGAAGCTGTGTTGAAGATGCTGGACGAAATCGGCGATGTGTCTAATGTTGCTGCATACATGGAAGGTGTGAAACAACGCAAATACCGTCTGATGGGCTTCGGTCACCGCGTATACCGCAATATGGACCCTCGCGCCAACATCATGCGCGAAACCTGTTATGAAGTCTTGAAAGAATTGGGCTTGGAAGACAGTCCTAAATTCAAGCTGGCGATGGAATTGGAACAAATTGCACTGAAAGATCCATTCTTTGTTGAACGCAAGCTGTATCCAAACGTCGATTTCTACTCCGGTATTGTCTTGTCCGCATTGGGTATTCCAACTGAAATGTTTACCGTTATCTTCGCATTATCGCGCAGTGTAGGTTGGATTTCTCATTGGCATGAAATGATTAGCGATCCGACACTGAAAATCGGTCGCCCACGTCAACTGTATACCGGTGCAGAACGTCGTGATTACGTTCCGGTAGATAAACGCTAA